A portion of the Parambassis ranga chromosome 22, fParRan2.1, whole genome shotgun sequence genome contains these proteins:
- the fosl2 gene encoding fos-related antigen 2, with protein sequence MYQDYSGNYDTSSRGSSTSPAQPESFTSGSSTIGSPISTSSYQKYRVDMPGSNSAFIPTINAITTSQDLQWMVQPTVITSMSNPYSRSHPYGHHLTNGPGLLGHNTLARPGVIRSIGDTRSRRKRDEQLTPEEEEKRRVRRERNKLAAAKCRNRRRELTEMLQGETEKLEEEKADLQKEIETLQKEKDKLEFMLVAHNPVCKLPIEERHQSSGHHQQQQQQQCNPLPLMVRERSNMVVVKQEPDDDADNMGKSQRSVIKPICLGGSGVSGGMYCPDGDSLNTPVVAASTPAATPNAPSLIFTYPNIMEPDSPSPSSESCSKAHRRSSSSGDQSSDSLNSPTLLAL encoded by the exons ATGTACCAGGACTACTCCGGGAACTACGACACCTCCTCTCGCGGCAGCAGCACCTCTCCGGCCCAGCCAGAGTCCTTCACAAGCGGCAGCAGCACGATCGGAAGTCCGATCTCTACCTCAAGCTACCAG aAATATAGGGTTGACATGCCCGGCTCCAACAGTGCCTTCATCCCCACAATCAATGCAATCACGACCAGCCAAGACCTGCAGTGGATGGTGCAGCCCACTGTCATCACCTCTATGTCCAACCCTTACTCCCGCTCCCACCCATACGGCCATCACCTGACCAATGGCCCAGGGCTGCTGGGGCATAACACCTTGGCCCGGCCCGGGGTCATCCGCTCCATCGGTGACACCAGAAGCCGACGCAAGAGAGACGAGCAG CTCAccccagaggaagaggagaaaaggagggTGAGGCGTGAGCGGAACAAGTTGGCTGCTGCAAAATGCCGCAACCGCAGGCGAGAGCTCACCGAGATGCTGCAAGGG GAGAcggagaagctggaggaggagaaagccGACCTGCAGAAGGAGATTGAGACCCTgcagaaggagaaagacaaGCTGGAGTTCATGCTGGTTGCCCACAATCCCGTGTGCAAGCTGCCCATTGAGGAGCGCCACCAGTCATCAGGgcatcaccagcagcagcagcagcagcagtgcaacCCGCTCCCTCTGATGGTCAGAGAGCGTTCCaacatggtggtggtgaagCAGGAGCCGGATGATGACGCGGATAACATGGGCAAGTCTCAGCGCTCCGTCATCAAGCCCATTTGCCTGGGTGGCAGTGGAGTCAGTGGGGGCATGTACTGCCCAGATGGAGACAGTCTGAATACGCCGGTGGTGGCAGCGTCCACCCCGGCTGCCACGCCAAATGCTCCAAGCCTCATATTTACCTACCCAAACATAATGGAGCCCGATAGCCCTTCACCATCCTCAGAGTCTTGCTCCAAGGCCCACCGGCGCAGCTCCAGCAGCGGCGACCAGTCCTCAGACTCCCTCAACTCACCCACCCTCCTGGCCCTCTGA